A window from gamma proteobacterium SS-5 encodes these proteins:
- a CDS encoding carboxysome shell carbonic anhydrase has translation MLHSGRYQPQRGVRPLASAPPGRPGARSPLPMARSGRGQDENAALHAYERRIKDAFDAIVPTLKQLSVLQHGPEFEARAQRLAQERLGFDLPQQILADAWLDRLDMRRLFAWCVFSSYHRFCDDYYLNAPLAVQGAAGFDAFLQECGFHTLDISPCADGRLAHLVRYVLRLPQQAVRRKSYAGALFDIEDSIQKWTEVELRRFREGQPNEADAPTRYLKLLSYHFSSVDPERQGCAAHGSDTQKAAQAGLERLLAFREAIENSFCCGASIDLLLIGLDTDTDAIRVHLPDAQGELDLQRWLDVAELERCGGSSGEAIRAISSDLDEGMARLIERLIDNNRRQIAYVRQYHGGHYQDIGHAERFIGAGVGFEEIQLRNLMYFAYMDTVEEAAADLDVGMAIFTRLNVERGLPVPVILRFDHHSRVPGSRQRAVQHCARVAQALQTRYAELHRRGLLHLLQVTRDCDAPGSIEVLDCSLLNHSVLAQPQAGDH, from the coding sequence ATGTTGCATTCAGGTCGATATCAGCCACAGCGGGGGGTGCGTCCTCTGGCCAGCGCCCCTCCGGGCCGACCAGGGGCCCGCAGCCCGCTACCGATGGCCCGCAGCGGCCGGGGGCAGGATGAGAACGCCGCCCTTCATGCCTATGAGCGCCGAATCAAGGATGCCTTCGATGCCATAGTGCCGACGCTCAAGCAGCTATCTGTCCTGCAGCATGGGCCTGAGTTTGAGGCACGCGCCCAGCGTCTGGCGCAAGAGCGACTGGGCTTTGATCTGCCGCAACAGATACTCGCCGATGCCTGGCTGGATCGGCTGGATATGCGCCGCCTGTTTGCCTGGTGCGTCTTTTCCAGCTACCACCGCTTCTGCGACGACTATTATCTCAATGCTCCCCTGGCCGTTCAGGGTGCGGCGGGGTTTGACGCCTTCTTGCAGGAGTGCGGATTCCATACCCTGGATATCTCGCCCTGTGCCGACGGCCGTCTTGCCCATCTGGTGCGCTATGTACTGCGCCTGCCGCAGCAAGCGGTGCGGCGCAAATCCTACGCCGGGGCGCTGTTTGATATCGAAGACAGCATCCAGAAATGGACCGAGGTGGAACTGCGCCGCTTCCGTGAGGGCCAGCCCAACGAGGCCGACGCGCCCACCCGCTACCTCAAGCTGCTGAGCTATCACTTCAGCTCGGTGGACCCCGAGCGGCAGGGCTGCGCCGCCCACGGCTCGGATACGCAAAAGGCGGCCCAGGCCGGGCTGGAACGGCTTCTGGCCTTTCGTGAGGCGATAGAGAACAGCTTCTGCTGCGGTGCCTCTATCGACCTGCTGCTGATCGGCCTGGATACAGACACCGATGCCATCCGCGTGCATCTGCCCGATGCCCAGGGCGAGCTGGATCTGCAACGCTGGCTGGACGTGGCCGAGTTGGAGCGGTGCGGCGGCAGCAGTGGCGAGGCGATTCGTGCCATCTCATCGGACCTGGACGAGGGCATGGCACGGCTGATCGAGCGGTTGATCGACAACAACCGTCGGCAGATTGCCTATGTACGCCAGTACCACGGTGGACATTATCAGGACATCGGCCATGCCGAGCGCTTCATCGGTGCCGGGGTGGGCTTTGAGGAGATTCAGCTGCGCAATCTGATGTATTTCGCCTACATGGATACGGTGGAAGAGGCGGCAGCGGACCTGGATGTGGGCATGGCTATCTTTACCCGCCTGAATGTGGAGCGGGGGCTGCCGGTGCCGGTGATCCTGCGGTTTGATCATCACAGCCGGGTGCCCGGTTCGCGCCAACGTGCCGTGCAACATTGCGCCCGCGTGGCCCAGGCCCTGCAGACACGCTATGCCGAACTGCACCGGCGCGGCCTGCTGCACCTGCTGCAGGTGACGCGGGATTGCGATGCCCCAGGCTCCATTGAGGTACTGGATTGCTCACTGCTGAATCACTCGGTATTGGCCCAGCCCCAGGCAGGAGATCACTGA
- a CDS encoding carboxysome peptide A produces MKICQVERPLVATNRIAEMEHKHLQVVRDGSSQQVAVDAVGAKPGDWVICVGSSAAREAAGTKGYPSDLTIVGIIDQWPPQQADSDEHHAG; encoded by the coding sequence ATGAAGATATGTCAGGTAGAGCGCCCCCTGGTGGCCACCAACCGCATCGCCGAGATGGAGCACAAGCACCTGCAGGTGGTGCGTGATGGCAGCTCCCAGCAGGTGGCGGTGGATGCCGTGGGGGCCAAGCCCGGCGATTGGGTCATCTGCGTGGGCAGTTCCGCCGCCCGCGAGGCCGCAGGTACCAAGGGCTACCCCAGCGACTTGACTATAGTCGGCATCATCGACCAGTGGCCACCGCAGCAGGCAGACAGCGATGAACATCATGCAGGTTGA
- a CDS encoding carboxysome peptide B has translation MNIMQVEGALVCTSRIEGLKYTVFRLVRDELGKLQAATDPVGAKPGDWVFLTSGTAARYATGDYAVLTDLCICGVIDHWPPAAEAQG, from the coding sequence ATGAACATCATGCAGGTTGAGGGTGCCCTGGTCTGTACCAGCCGCATCGAGGGCCTGAAATATACGGTATTTCGTCTGGTGCGCGATGAGTTGGGCAAGTTACAGGCAGCCACCGACCCGGTCGGCGCCAAGCCCGGCGACTGGGTATTTCTCACCAGCGGCACGGCGGCCCGCTACGCCACTGGCGATTATGCGGTCCTCACCGATCTGTGCATTTGCGGCGTCATCGACCACTGGCCGCCGGCAGCCGAAGCTCAAGGGTGA
- a CDS encoding BMC domain-containing protein: MATENYGIALGMIETRGLVPAIEAADAMTKAAEVRLIGREFVGGGYVTVLVRGETGAVNAAVRAGADACERVGDGLVAAHIIARPHKEVEPVLGKQ; this comes from the coding sequence ATGGCAACTGAAAACTACGGCATAGCGCTGGGTATGATCGAAACACGGGGCTTGGTACCCGCCATTGAAGCGGCGGACGCCATGACCAAGGCGGCAGAGGTGCGTCTGATCGGACGCGAGTTTGTCGGTGGTGGCTACGTCACCGTACTGGTACGCGGTGAAACCGGCGCGGTCAATGCCGCCGTGCGCGCCGGTGCCGATGCCTGTGAACGGGTTGGTGATGGCCTTGTGGCGGCGCACATCATTGCCCGTCCGCACAAAGAGGTGGAACCGGTTCTGGGCAAGCAGTGA
- a CDS encoding BMC domain-containing protein — translation MANENYGIALGMIETRGLVPAIEAADAMTKAAEVRLIGREFVGGGYVTVLVRGETGAVNAAVRAGADACERVGDGLVAAHIIARPHKEVEPVLPGGGNSASSAA, via the coding sequence ATGGCAAATGAAAACTACGGTATCGCCCTGGGCATGATCGAAACCCGAGGCCTGGTGCCCGCCATCGAAGCGGCGGACGCCATGACCAAGGCGGCAGAGGTACGGCTGATCGGTCGTGAATTCGTCGGCGGTGGCTACGTCACCGTCCTGGTACGCGGTGAAACCGGCGCGGTGAACGCCGCCGTGCGGGCCGGTGCCGATGCCTGTGAACGGGTCGGTGACGGCCTGGTGGCGGCGCACATCATCGCCCGTCCGCACAAAGAGGTCGAACCCGTGCTGCCCGGTGGTGGCAACAGCGCCTCCAGCGCTGCCTGA
- a CDS encoding bacterioferritin yields MLNACSSDQRVLGYLGRALSLELSAVQLYTTQACLASLWGLKPAAQRLRQEASEEMQHAERIIERMLALGVAPAASQLLPVRLGQSLPELLFQAQAFEQEIVQLYADARQHCARIGAHDDRLFFAALLQEEQQHQQGLLDWLHEVEGVQPQTARGWQT; encoded by the coding sequence ATGCTCAATGCATGCAGCAGCGATCAGAGGGTTCTGGGCTATCTGGGTCGCGCCCTGAGCCTGGAACTCTCTGCCGTGCAGCTCTATACGACCCAGGCGTGCCTGGCCTCGCTCTGGGGCCTGAAGCCGGCGGCGCAGCGGCTGAGACAGGAGGCCAGTGAGGAGATGCAACATGCCGAGCGCATCATCGAACGCATGCTGGCCTTGGGGGTAGCCCCCGCAGCCTCGCAGTTGCTACCGGTACGTCTGGGGCAATCCCTGCCCGAGCTGCTGTTTCAGGCCCAGGCCTTCGAGCAGGAGATCGTCCAGCTGTATGCGGATGCCCGGCAGCATTGCGCCCGCATTGGCGCCCATGATGATCGCTTGTTTTTTGCGGCATTGCTGCAGGAAGAACAACAGCATCAGCAGGGGCTGTTAGACTGGTTGCATGAGGTGGAAGGCGTGCAGCCGCAAACAGCGAGAGGGTGGCAGACATGA
- a CDS encoding 4a-hydroxytetrahydrobiopterin dehydratase — translation MSQNWQKRSRPERLERRYLFADYSRLRDFLDRAAELSEQQGLYPDMGFGRDYLNITIHADPDTGQLGPQEEGFAQLLDDLGGYQ, via the coding sequence ATGAGTCAGAACTGGCAAAAACGCAGTCGGCCGGAGCGGCTGGAGCGACGTTATCTGTTTGCCGACTACAGCCGGTTGCGCGACTTTCTCGATCGCGCGGCCGAGCTGTCGGAGCAACAGGGGCTCTATCCGGACATGGGCTTTGGCCGGGACTACCTCAACATCACCATCCACGCCGACCCGGACACCGGCCAGCTGGGTCCGCAGGAAGAGGGTTTTGCCCAGTTGCTGGATGATCTGGGTGGTTACCAATAA
- a CDS encoding LysR family transcriptional regulator — translation MPYSEPNYTPPAAIPEFLIRHTTLRQLQIFEAIVRLGSFTRAAEELFLTQPTVSMQIKKLSDSLGLALFEQIGRNVRPTEPGKELYQAVRSIFQTLANLEMKFSDLKGIRRGRLRLGVITTAKYFAPEVLGEFCSLYPGIEVALKVSNRDRIIERIQANEDDLYIIGQAPLDQPDVETHPFAPNPLVMMARRDHPLAREKQIPLARLADEPLILREPGSGIRDATLRLFEQHGLRPKVRMELGSNEAIKHAIVGGLGISVMSLHTLALEGPEGPVALLDVQGFPIVRQWYMVYPKGRPLSLVAQAFLDFSLEIEPQLRQRMQRQWPELAEHLRYR, via the coding sequence ATGCCGTACAGCGAGCCCAACTACACACCGCCTGCGGCCATACCCGAATTTCTCATCCGCCACACCACCCTGCGGCAGCTACAGATTTTCGAGGCCATAGTGCGTCTGGGTAGCTTTACCCGGGCCGCCGAGGAGCTGTTTCTCACCCAGCCCACGGTTTCCATGCAGATCAAAAAACTATCCGATTCCCTTGGTTTGGCCCTGTTCGAACAGATCGGTCGCAACGTGCGTCCCACAGAGCCGGGGAAAGAGCTGTATCAGGCAGTGCGTAGTATCTTTCAGACCCTGGCCAATCTGGAAATGAAGTTTTCGGACCTCAAGGGCATTCGCCGTGGGCGTTTGCGTCTGGGGGTGATCACCACCGCCAAGTACTTCGCCCCCGAGGTGCTGGGGGAGTTCTGTAGCCTCTATCCGGGGATAGAGGTGGCGCTCAAGGTATCCAACCGCGACCGCATCATTGAGCGTATCCAGGCCAACGAGGATGATCTCTACATCATAGGTCAGGCACCCCTGGACCAGCCGGATGTGGAGACCCATCCCTTTGCCCCCAACCCGCTGGTGATGATGGCGCGGCGCGACCACCCCCTGGCGCGGGAAAAGCAGATCCCTCTGGCACGCCTGGCGGATGAGCCGCTGATCCTGCGTGAGCCGGGCTCCGGCATACGCGATGCTACCCTGCGCCTGTTCGAGCAGCACGGCCTGCGCCCCAAGGTACGCATGGAGCTGGGCAGCAATGAGGCCATCAAGCACGCCATTGTCGGCGGACTGGGTATCTCGGTGATGTCCTTGCATACCCTGGCCCTGGAAGGTCCCGAGGGCCCCGTGGCCCTGCTGGATGTGCAGGGTTTTCCCATAGTGCGCCAGTGGTACATGGTGTACCCCAAGGGCAGGCCACTGTCCCTGGTGGCCCAGGCCTTCCTGGACTTCTCCCTGGAGATAGAACCCCAGCTGCGCCAGCGAATGCAACGGCAATGGCCGGAGCTGGCAGAGCATTTGCGCTATCGATAA
- a CDS encoding glycosyltransferase codes for MRILKISDVYFPRINGVSTSIQTFQREFRALGHEVTLVCPDYGIPYADELEADIVRIPARVIPMDPEDRFLHLGALRRWGRQLRPGDYDLVHIHTPFAAHYLGRSIARRLGVPTVESYHTFFEEYLFNYVHWLPKDWLRFAARRFSRAQCNEVDALVVPSGPMLQTLRDYGVDNRAEIIPTGIYLPEFTRGDRNRFRQAHGIEPDRPVLVHIGRLAHEKNIGFLLRVLARLRQQVPDVLLVLAGEGPARQALQQQAEQLDLAGHVLFVGYLARGADLDDCYLAGDAFIFASRTETQGLVLLEAMALGVPVVSTAVMGTRDILDPGLGALVAEEDEAGFAQQALRLLADSDLRRQLGEQGKAYAERWSAPLLARRMLDYYAEVVEAAKARRSTESEPS; via the coding sequence GTGCGCATTCTCAAGATCTCTGATGTCTATTTTCCCCGCATCAACGGGGTCTCCACCTCGATCCAGACCTTTCAGCGCGAGTTTCGCGCCCTCGGGCATGAGGTTACCCTGGTCTGCCCCGACTACGGCATCCCCTACGCGGACGAGCTGGAGGCGGATATAGTGCGCATCCCGGCCCGGGTCATCCCCATGGACCCGGAGGATCGTTTTCTTCACCTGGGTGCCTTGCGCCGCTGGGGCCGCCAGCTCAGGCCCGGCGACTATGATCTGGTGCATATCCACACCCCCTTTGCCGCCCATTATCTGGGCCGATCCATCGCCCGGCGGCTGGGCGTGCCCACGGTGGAGAGCTATCACACCTTCTTTGAAGAATACCTGTTCAACTACGTCCACTGGCTGCCCAAGGACTGGCTGCGGTTTGCCGCGCGCCGCTTCTCCCGTGCCCAGTGTAACGAGGTGGACGCCCTGGTGGTGCCCTCAGGACCCATGTTGCAGACCCTGCGTGACTACGGCGTGGACAACCGGGCCGAGATCATCCCCACCGGTATCTACCTGCCCGAGTTCACCCGGGGCGATCGCAACCGCTTTCGCCAGGCCCATGGCATAGAGCCGGATCGGCCGGTGCTGGTGCATATCGGTCGCCTGGCGCACGAGAAGAACATCGGCTTTCTGCTGCGGGTGCTGGCCCGACTGCGCCAGCAGGTGCCCGATGTGCTGCTGGTGCTGGCCGGTGAAGGCCCGGCGCGCCAGGCCCTGCAACAGCAGGCGGAGCAGCTGGATCTGGCCGGTCATGTGCTCTTTGTCGGCTATCTGGCGCGGGGGGCGGACCTGGATGATTGCTACCTGGCCGGCGATGCCTTCATCTTCGCCTCGCGCACCGAGACCCAGGGCCTGGTGCTGCTGGAGGCCATGGCCCTGGGGGTGCCGGTGGTCTCCACGGCGGTGATGGGCACCCGCGATATCCTCGACCCCGGTCTGGGCGCCCTGGTGGCGGAGGAGGATGAGGCCGGGTTTGCCCAGCAGGCGCTGCGCCTGCTGGCCGATAGCGATCTGCGCCGCCAGCTGGGCGAGCAGGGCAAGGCCTATGCCGAGCGCTGGTCCGCGCCCCTGCTGGCGCGGCGCATGCTGGACTACTATGCCGAGGTGGTGGAAGCGGCGAAGGCTCGGCGCAGCACGGAGTCCGAGCCCTCTTGA
- a CDS encoding cyclic nucleotide-binding domain-containing protein, whose product MNPFETIAWTAFLMGLISACSLPMGALLGSFWRPSDRVTAVFMAFGGGALLAALTIDLVGTALAEGHSHALSLGAILGGLIFVLLNRLVNDYGGFLRKASTTIYHLRRKEYERLKQIVRQLTQAELFDDLSNRDYKALAPSVKPQRLSAGETLFHAGDAADALYILIDGRVDLLDQGLGPDLNRPRQQAERFDLLDWRAALLGTPQAQSAIASRDSTLLLIPRRALDGLLLNSEAYRQRVHLLLRSPETAAYLQQAQGLTAQQAEDWLQQASRQLIRNGRLPQAIAPLRNCAAFIGQQGAFGRYDLLQGLPETEMERIGQRLTYHEYSEGQQICHQGELADRLFLLDQGRVSLIEHHASQQLGGRNLFGLLSLISGGRHRASAIALETSRVWELRRQDLAELLSQCPHLLERLRQLLQGPQLQDYLTQSQGLGLQEAEQWTRVGLQALAQRQLPPRLLERGGRNHASQGAPLAIFLGITLDGIPESLVIGASMIHHQVSLSLIVGLFLSNFPEALSSSVGMRQQGVSFIRVMSMWSGLMLLTGVGAAAGSQFFVGAGGGSYALVQGIAAGAMLTMIAETMLPEAYFKGGSVVGMSTLLGFLAAIFAKTLEV is encoded by the coding sequence TTGAATCCCTTTGAGACCATCGCCTGGACCGCCTTTCTGATGGGCCTGATCAGTGCCTGCTCCCTGCCCATGGGCGCCCTGCTGGGCAGTTTTTGGCGGCCCAGCGATAGGGTCACCGCCGTGTTCATGGCCTTTGGCGGTGGCGCCCTGCTGGCCGCCCTGACCATCGACCTGGTGGGCACGGCCCTGGCCGAGGGCCACAGCCATGCCCTGTCCCTGGGGGCTATCCTGGGCGGGTTGATCTTCGTCCTGCTCAATCGCCTGGTCAACGATTACGGCGGCTTTCTGCGCAAGGCCTCCACCACCATTTATCACCTGCGCCGCAAGGAATACGAGCGGCTCAAGCAGATCGTCCGCCAGCTGACCCAGGCCGAACTGTTCGATGACCTCTCCAACCGGGATTACAAGGCCCTGGCCCCCTCGGTCAAACCCCAGCGCCTGAGCGCGGGGGAGACCCTGTTTCACGCCGGGGATGCCGCCGATGCCCTGTATATCCTGATCGATGGCCGGGTGGACCTGTTGGATCAGGGGCTGGGGCCAGATTTGAACAGACCACGCCAGCAGGCCGAGCGTTTCGATCTGCTGGATTGGCGCGCCGCCCTGTTGGGCACGCCCCAGGCGCAGAGCGCCATCGCCAGTCGGGACAGCACCTTGCTGCTGATCCCGCGCCGGGCCCTGGACGGGCTGCTGCTCAACTCAGAGGCATACCGCCAGCGGGTGCATCTGCTGTTGCGCAGCCCGGAGACCGCCGCCTACCTGCAGCAGGCCCAGGGCCTGACGGCGCAGCAGGCCGAGGACTGGCTGCAACAGGCCAGCCGCCAGCTGATCCGCAACGGGCGGCTGCCCCAGGCCATAGCGCCGCTGCGTAATTGCGCGGCCTTTATCGGTCAGCAAGGCGCCTTTGGCCGCTACGATCTGCTGCAGGGCCTGCCCGAGACGGAGATGGAACGCATCGGCCAGCGCCTGACCTACCACGAATACAGCGAGGGCCAGCAGATCTGCCACCAGGGCGAGCTGGCGGATCGCCTGTTTCTGCTCGATCAGGGCCGGGTCAGCCTGATCGAGCACCATGCCAGCCAACAGCTGGGTGGACGCAATCTGTTCGGCCTGCTCTCCCTGATCAGCGGCGGTCGCCACCGGGCCAGCGCCATCGCCCTGGAAACCAGCCGGGTGTGGGAGCTGCGCCGTCAGGACCTGGCCGAGCTGCTGTCCCAGTGCCCGCATTTGCTGGAGCGGCTGCGCCAGCTGTTGCAGGGTCCGCAGCTGCAAGATTACCTGACCCAGAGCCAGGGCCTCGGCCTGCAGGAGGCCGAGCAATGGACCCGCGTCGGCCTGCAGGCCCTGGCGCAGCGCCAGCTGCCACCCCGGCTGCTGGAACGCGGCGGCCGCAACCACGCCAGTCAGGGCGCGCCCCTGGCGATCTTCCTCGGCATCACCCTGGACGGCATCCCCGAATCCCTGGTGATCGGCGCCAGCATGATCCATCATCAGGTCAGCCTGTCGCTCATCGTTGGCCTGTTTCTCTCCAACTTCCCCGAGGCCCTGTCCAGCTCCGTGGGCATGCGCCAGCAGGGCGTGTCCTTTATCCGGGTGATGTCCATGTGGAGCGGCCTGATGCTATTGACCGGGGTGGGCGCCGCCGCCGGCAGCCAGTTCTTTGTCGGCGCCGGCGGCGGCAGTTATGCCCTGGTGCAGGGCATAGCCGCCGGGGCCATGCTCACCATGATTGCCGAAACCATGCTGCCCGAGGCCTATTTCAAGGGCGGCTCCGTGGTGGGCATGTCCACCCTGCTCGGCTTTCTCGCCGCCATCTTCGCCAAAACCCTGGAGGTATGA
- a CDS encoding methyl-accepting chemotaxis protein — MNIRRRLTLITLTILLLLSLMQYGSALYVRHNMQARIDHSLLLGGRLIWSQLLADQGERLALVRQELDNEFDLRTALKQGNREEIRQYAERYVQLTGGTGKYHSLLLLSPEGELLYNSAEADAITQLAALQRRVLETQQPLTDLLLSQSGRLLNGLIFPIHSRKRLIALGLVTASLEPLLERIAQRMDGGAGLLAQTGGLLAQRELQVDDPAGLGLGLSAQAEVVSREADGRYLLISRLPLFDAQQGLLGHLLISRDDTENLLRIQTIQWLSVLLSLLAIGVALVIASILNKHLIQKPALAIRDHMALLSRGDLSTPFRLDSTGEFGEIAQSINQVSDQLGDLVRQLQSAAADLLQASTSVEGHSQRNLQLLNLQREETGKVSLAMTEMSSTIQHIAANATQTASQAEEADGLAHSGDAKVRGVVDAMQHLMSEVELTAQAIGRVKLDSEAIIKVMDVIRNIAEQTNLLALNAAIEAARAGEQGRGFAVVADEVRSLASKTQQSTAEIGDMIGRLQTGASGSVSAMQREREHTGQTLASAEEAGKSLLLITQSVSLIKDANIQIASASEQQSAVANEVNANVATIRDLADRIVRHGQEVDQSSHHLRELATQMNQLAGHFRV; from the coding sequence ATGAACATCCGCAGACGTCTGACCCTGATCACCCTGACCATACTCCTGCTGCTCTCGCTGATGCAGTATGGCTCCGCACTGTACGTGCGCCACAACATGCAGGCGCGCATCGACCATAGCCTGCTGCTCGGTGGCCGACTGATCTGGAGCCAGTTGCTGGCAGATCAGGGCGAGCGCCTGGCGCTGGTGCGGCAGGAACTAGATAACGAATTTGACCTGCGCACCGCCCTCAAACAGGGCAACAGGGAGGAGATCAGGCAATATGCCGAGCGCTATGTGCAACTCACCGGGGGTACGGGCAAATACCACAGCCTGCTGTTGCTCAGCCCGGAGGGCGAGCTGCTCTACAACTCCGCCGAAGCGGACGCCATAACCCAGCTTGCGGCCCTGCAGCGGCGCGTACTGGAGACCCAGCAGCCGCTCACCGACCTGCTTCTGAGCCAGTCGGGCAGGCTGCTCAATGGGCTGATCTTTCCCATACATTCGCGCAAACGGCTGATTGCCCTGGGGCTGGTGACGGCCTCGCTGGAACCCTTGCTGGAGCGGATCGCCCAGCGTATGGACGGCGGTGCCGGTCTGCTCGCCCAAACGGGCGGGCTGCTGGCGCAGCGGGAGCTGCAGGTTGACGACCCGGCCGGGCTGGGGCTTGGGCTGTCCGCCCAGGCCGAGGTAGTCAGCCGCGAGGCCGATGGCCGCTATCTGCTGATCAGCCGTCTGCCCCTGTTCGATGCGCAGCAGGGCCTGCTCGGCCATCTGCTGATCTCCCGCGATGACACGGAAAACCTGCTGCGCATCCAGACCATCCAGTGGCTATCGGTGTTGTTGAGCCTGCTGGCCATTGGCGTGGCCCTGGTCATTGCCTCGATCCTGAACAAGCACCTGATCCAGAAACCGGCCCTGGCCATCCGTGACCACATGGCCCTGCTCTCGCGGGGCGATCTGTCCACCCCCTTCAGGCTGGACAGCACCGGCGAATTCGGCGAAATCGCCCAGAGCATCAATCAGGTCAGTGATCAGCTGGGGGATCTGGTGCGCCAATTGCAGTCGGCCGCAGCCGATCTGCTGCAGGCATCAACCAGTGTGGAGGGCCACAGCCAGCGTAATCTCCAGCTGCTCAACCTGCAGCGGGAGGAGACCGGCAAGGTCTCGCTGGCCATGACCGAGATGTCCAGCACCATCCAGCACATAGCCGCCAATGCCACCCAGACCGCCAGCCAGGCGGAAGAGGCCGACGGTCTGGCGCACAGCGGTGATGCCAAGGTGCGGGGGGTGGTCGATGCCATGCAACACCTGATGTCCGAGGTGGAGCTGACCGCCCAGGCCATTGGCCGGGTGAAGCTGGATTCCGAGGCCATCATCAAGGTGATGGATGTCATCCGCAATATCGCCGAGCAGACCAATCTGCTGGCGCTCAATGCCGCCATCGAGGCGGCCCGCGCCGGCGAGCAGGGGCGCGGCTTTGCCGTGGTGGCCGACGAGGTGCGTTCCCTGGCCAGCAAGACCCAGCAGTCCACCGCCGAGATCGGTGACATGATCGGTCGTCTGCAGACCGGGGCCAGCGGCTCGGTCAGCGCCATGCAGCGGGAGCGGGAACATACCGGCCAGACCCTGGCCTCGGCGGAGGAGGCGGGCAAGTCCCTGCTGCTGATCACCCAATCGGTCTCCCTGATCAAGGATGCCAATATCCAGATCGCCAGCGCTTCAGAGCAACAGAGCGCCGTGGCCAACGAGGTGAACGCCAATGTCGCCACCATCCGCGACCTGGCCGACCGCATCGTCAGACACGGGCAGGAGGTGGACCAGTCCAGCCATCACCTGCGCGAACTGGCCACCCAGATGAACCAGCTGGCCGGGCATTTCCGGGTTTAA
- the phnD gene encoding phosphate/phosphite/phosphonate ABC transporter substrate-binding protein: protein MRTKTLIALFCLLPGLVFASQAQTPLVFAIPGAAASATLDSIWKPLLRDLGQALGRPVEPRLFDNYGDAVAALDSGQAQFGWLGNRSAIDAVDAGQAEIFAQVLDSHGVPGYYSLLITRNEQPFKSAAEMLQQRHRLSLGLGSKGSTSGTTVPLFYLFADKDVSQFDFRSYRHANHEQNFLDVAQGRIDVATLSSNMLKRFEVSWPQHYDRLKVIWASPLIPSDPLLWRRDLDPELKPQILKFFLDYGQESEGKPEQKLAQERQRLGRAKWGGFKQSSNKQLKHVRILNLFGQIQSLQADQSLAEPERQQRITQLKARLADMQQGQH from the coding sequence ATGCGGACCAAAACCCTGATCGCCCTGTTTTGTCTCCTTCCGGGACTGGTCTTTGCCAGCCAGGCGCAAACGCCGCTGGTGTTTGCCATCCCCGGTGCCGCCGCCAGCGCCACCCTGGACAGCATCTGGAAGCCCCTGCTCAGGGATCTGGGTCAGGCCCTGGGGCGTCCGGTGGAGCCCCGCCTGTTTGACAACTACGGGGATGCCGTTGCCGCCCTGGATTCGGGCCAGGCCCAGTTCGGCTGGCTGGGCAACCGCAGCGCCATCGATGCGGTGGATGCCGGGCAGGCGGAGATCTTCGCCCAGGTGTTGGACAGCCACGGCGTGCCCGGCTATTACAGCCTGCTGATCACCCGCAACGAGCAGCCCTTCAAGTCCGCCGCGGAAATGCTGCAACAACGCCACCGGCTGTCCCTGGGGCTGGGCAGCAAGGGTTCCACCTCGGGCACCACTGTGCCCCTGTTCTACCTGTTCGCCGATAAGGACGTCAGCCAGTTTGATTTCCGCAGCTACCGTCACGCCAATCACGAGCAAAACTTTCTCGACGTGGCCCAGGGGCGGATCGATGTGGCCACCCTGAGCAGCAACATGCTCAAGCGCTTCGAGGTCTCCTGGCCCCAGCACTACGACCGCCTGAAGGTGATCTGGGCCTCCCCCCTGATCCCCTCCGACCCCCTGCTCTGGCGGCGCGACCTGGACCCCGAACTCAAGCCCCAGATCCTCAAATTCTTTTTGGATTACGGCCAGGAGAGCGAAGGCAAACCGGAGCAGAAGTTGGCGCAGGAGAGGCAGCGCCTGGGCCGGGCCAAATGGGGCGGCTTCAAGCAATCCAGCAATAAACAGCTCAAGCATGTACGCATCCTCAACCTGTTCGGCCAGATCCAATCCCTACAGGCCGACCAATCCCTGGCCGAACCCGAGCGCCAACAGCGCATCACCCAGCTCAAGGCCCGCCTGGCGGATATGCAGCAGGGCCAGCACTAG